The genomic interval ATATTTTATCCCCTTATTTAAAATGCTGCTTTTAAATTCAGCCCGATTTGATAGTCTTCTTCATTATCCCCTGCGGTTTTATATTTTCCTGTGAGGAAAACACCGTATCTATCCTGAAATTCTACTCCAATTTCTCCGTTAGTAGTAAATTTCCCTTTGTCATCACCTGATTTTCCAAGCTCGAATTTATTTTGTGAAATATTGCTTAGTGCTGCTTTTTCAGCTCTGTTTGTATCTCCAAGCTCGTATTCATAACCTACCCCTATATTCATTTTGGCTTTCCAGTCTTTAGATCCTCCAAAATGTTTTACTGTTCTTAATTCTACTCCAGCTTTTGGCTTTATGCTGTAATAGTAATTCTGATCAACGCTTATTTTCTCCGGCGCTCCGTTCTCAGAAATATCTGTATGATAGCCGTATTCCAGCTTTAGACCTGCATATGGCACAATTTTAGTGTTTTTCCCTGTTTCAAAATCTTTAGACACTTCATTTAAAAGTGACACTCCATATGTGTTATAACTGCCGTTCATTTTTGAACTATCTGTATTCTCCCATTCTATTTCCCTGTCTGTACTGTTAAATCCTACTCTTCCTAAAAAGTCTGTTTTCAGTCCCCAGCCGTCTGCTTTATACTTATTATGTAATCCCAGCTGGATTGTATTAGCCTCATCTTCATTATTCGTACCGTCAAACTCAAAATCCGTTCTCAGGTAACCCAGTGAATAACCAAATGTATGTCTGTAAGTACGCTCTACTTCACGCAGTGCTATTACTCCAACACTGCTGTAATCATATGGAAGTACACCGTCTCTGTTTTCTTTCGTCTTTCCTTTTCCTGCTATTACATTTATTTTTACATTTTCTTTTGTATTATTTTCTGAACTTTGAAGAACATTCATTGAGTCTGCAAAAATATCAGATACATCTTCCATTCTTCTCGTAGTATTAGAATACATCTCTCCTGTAAGATCCCCCATAGTTCTTCCGAGAGTATTACTGTTTGTTATCAGATCCAGTTTATCATATAATTCCAGTGCTTCACCAGTCTGCCCGCCTAATATTCCTTCGATCACATAATTTTCATCCAGTATTCCTGCAATTTCATTATAATGACTTCCCTTTGTAAAATCCTGATATGGTATTTTTTCCATCCATATATCAGCATTCCCGTTTTCGTTTATTGAAGGAATCGCTTTAAATGTCACAGAATGACTGTCTACTGTTATTGATTTCACAGAATCAATATCTTTGGCCATAAATACGTTCTCAAATTTATACGCAAGTGCATTTGTACCCTGTGTAAACAAGGTATCGATCATTGCCGGACTAGAAAAATCAAAGCTGTCAGCTGTAAAATGAACTGAATTCGATGCAAGAAACTGTGCTTTTATGTCTTCTGACATATATTGATCCATTATTATCTCATTCATTTCCGGCTTTCTTATTGTATCTGGATCTACCTGTATTGTAAGATTCACACCATTCAGCTCGAACTTGCCGTCTACTTTTATTACTCCTGCATTTATTATAGAAGGCGGAGTTACTGATGAACCATTTCCTACTTCTACATTGTTAGACCCTGAACCAAGATTTATTATTCCCTTATTTAACAGTTCGGCACCATTTGTAAACATTATTCCTGTGCTGTTGTTACCATTTAAGTTTATCGTTCCGTTATTCTGAATTCTTGTTCCTTCACTCCCGCTTATTCCTACTGAGTCATTTCCATTCATAGTTATAATGTTGTTATTTACTATAGTTGACTGTGAAGTCCCTACTATTCCCTGTGAAAAATCACCATTCATAGTTATTTCACCGTTGTTTTCTATTGCTGCCTTACTTCCCCACAAACCTATTGCATATTCCCCGTCTGAGCTTATTTTTCCGCTGTTTGTAAGTTTATTATTTTCTACATATATTCCGGTTCCATTGCTTCCTGTTTTTATATTGCTGGCATTATTTACTTCAGCCCCTTTTCCGTATATCCCTACAGAATACTTATTTTTCTCTGAATCTTCTTTATCTATTATTTCAGAATCTCCCAAAGTTATATTTCCTGTGTTTGTTATACTTCCTCTGTCACTGTAAATCCCAATATTTCCTGTTCCTAGACCAGTAATATCTGCTCTGTTGCTTATACTCCCGCTTTCAGTCATATAATATCCAATACTATTTGCCCCTTTCATTTCCAGTAAAGAAGCATTATTAACTACATTCCCAGCATTATGTCCAAAAAGGAAAATACTGTTATTTCCTATTGCAGCATTTTGATTATTTTCAAGGGTTGAACCGCTTTCCAGTACATATACCTTGCTGTTATCCCCTTGCTCCATAGTTGTTCCTGTATTTACTATTTTTGTATTATTTTGGGCATATATTCCTGTTTCCCTGCTTTCTATCTTTCCGCCTGTGAGATTAATCTCCCCTCCTGACGAATAGATTCCCAGCCCTCCGGCCTCTGATACTATACTTCCCGAAGAATGATTTATTATCCCGCCGTTGTTATAAATTCCCAGAGAATTTGCTCCTGACAATATATTCCCGGTATTGTTTACTGTATGATTGTTATTATAAATTCCTGCACTTGATATAGTAGTATTATCTGTACTTTCTGTTTTAATTGTTCCGCTGTTATTAAATACCTGAGCAGCCCCGCTCTCAAGGTAAACACCTATTGTATTTTTCCCGGCCAGCTCTATTTCACCTTTATTTTCAACAATTGACGAGCTGCTGCTGCTTAAATACATTCCTGTTACATTTTCCCCGTCAGCAGATATCGACCCTGAATTTTCAGTTAATGCTGTATCTTTTGCTGACATTGCTATTGAATTACTTCCTGTTTCTATGGTTCCGTTATTTATTATATATTCGCTTCCTTCTCCGCTTACTCCTAATGAATTATTTCCCAGAGTTATATTTCCCTCATTAAGTAATCTTGCACCGTTTACAGCATACATTCCTGCGGAACCATCTCCGAATTCCATATCCCCGTAATTTATTCCTTCATAATTTACAGTATTATTATAAATTCCGTCTACATAAATTCCCACAGTTTTTTCACCGCTTGAAATCAAAGAAGATGTATTGTCCAAAACTACAGAAGAATTCTTCCCGTAAAATAACGTGCTGTTTCCGCTTACTACAGCTGTACCACTGTAATTTACTTTATTATTCTCTACATACATTACAGAATAGCTTGAATCACTATCTCCGTTTATTACAAAATTTTGATTGAATGATCCATCTGTATTCACATAAAAAAGTATATTCTTATTTCCCGAAATATTTACTATATTCGTACCGCTGGTATTTAAAGTACTTCCTGAATCAAGATATATTCCCACCGAATTATTTTTATTCAAATTCAAAGTCAATCCTGACAGATTAAGATCACTTTCTTTAGCATAAATACCTATTCCCGATTCACCGGCAGCTATAGTTCCTCCGCCGTTTACAGTGACATTTTCTGCATAAACTCCTGTACTTTGCTCTGAAAGACTCATATCTACAGTACCATTTGATAAATCAAGATTTCCTGTTCCTCTTAATGCTCCTGTCTTATTGTTATTTACATAAATACCTGTTGCCTTTTCAGAATCAGCTGCTTTTATTATACCGTTGTTTGTTACATTTACACTTCCATCTCCGTAAGATATCTCAGGTTTGGCAG from Sebaldella sp. S0638 carries:
- a CDS encoding autotransporter domain-containing protein gives rise to the protein MTKNQRLLMFLTLNSVVGVAANSNSSELTGRYRSLYRKMSKNMDKNISNDKDYKVLERILNQRNKELKDLYLQNDYIIKPEYLEWQVFFSGFYNMTDRKGTKSSGTIPDLATANSIDVSIKMPNIIFGKPDINLGAVSVNTPLINVEKNSAAAPNITYNNNVIVPDMILPEFKEIDIDIPTLAVSTSSIISSMGSTDQTYYDSGKGIFSNYNLESGDFTYDMHRTSSSNIATSFSYENAVGSIDPTGIANSSLNQPSVIPVSDSNSYIGVGPMMYSTSSPSTRIGENVNVEFNSSNTSNASFYNILLTQLVISSGNRSAINADPDYAYGGKNQYPGAQSSVPFSIMRNSGTVNIYGDSAAIGVLGMTKNQGTTVNDYLLVNDGTIIGNYTDSSSKKHIGLAFQSSGVAKGTKGEKYIIGNDGKMEFRAPESAAFLMGGVNLNKHQIAYNRGNVDMYGFNSIGVKIAYSYLSGSTPGLSMENSKILLEKPVNIHGDNSVGVYYYNTLNFKAKDSVFKVNIGTEKNSYSGNKAGNDPDYVEYSTGFYFTPNSNETSTKLTDFEIKFGDYAKKSTLILNAISNSYNMNTGVMGTTSRLVVDNSIVNSIDADKGQNNIVVYNKGRIVNTSFANVPILQVKPDINIGTANKEVNGTIALYNLGGIVHQGGNINTYGESSHGIYNSAAKGTVGAVEYSSKSILDNDIDGIYNSLSIITHGNNSAVLYNKESDVDFKNGGTYKALGENSAVLYNKDGNINITGDALLEAGNNGTLIVGDGGTINLDGNITYNVKNNSVFAYVKGNAGIKVSLNGGNQTLNLENGSIGFIYDGNSADTQQNSVYNYLRDNFQGLNHLDVNVLDTSRLFVLNNYGTLKLSDLQLLDTGETLFKSVNGNMGNSFLNKGILVLDTAGTINLDDTDNLYVNTEKAATGVTVNAGVTINGTKDSQIALAGKDSYRGTPGEGTYVVMNNYGNIELSGDNSLGVYTENGLINNHSEINMTGNNSAGLFGENGTIAVNNGNIGISDNGVGIYAVSYQNPAKPEISYGDGSVNVTNNGIIKAADSEKATGIYVNNNKTGALRGTGNLDLSNGTVDMSLSEQSTGVYAENVTVNGGGTIAAGESGIGIYAKESDLNLSGLTLNLNKNNSVGIYLDSGSTLNTSGTNIVNISGNKNILFYVNTDGSFNQNFVINGDSDSSYSVMYVENNKVNYSGTAVVSGNSTLFYGKNSSVVLDNTSSLISSGEKTVGIYVDGIYNNTVNYEGINYGDMEFGDGSAGMYAVNGARLLNEGNITLGNNSLGVSGEGSEYIINNGTIETGSNSIAMSAKDTALTENSGSISADGENVTGMYLSSSSSSIVENKGEIELAGKNTIGVYLESGAAQVFNNSGTIKTESTDNTTISSAGIYNNNHTVNNTGNILSGANSLGIYNNGGIINHSSGSIVSEAGGLGIYSSGGEINLTGGKIESRETGIYAQNNTKIVNTGTTMEQGDNSKVYVLESGSTLENNQNAAIGNNSIFLFGHNAGNVVNNASLLEMKGANSIGYYMTESGSISNRADITGLGTGNIGIYSDRGSITNTGNITLGDSEIIDKEDSEKNKYSVGIYGKGAEVNNASNIKTGSNGTGIYVENNKLTNSGKISSDGEYAIGLWGSKAAIENNGEITMNGDFSQGIVGTSQSTIVNNNIITMNGNDSVGISGSEGTRIQNNGTINLNGNNSTGIMFTNGAELLNKGIINLGSGSNNVEVGNGSSVTPPSIINAGVIKVDGKFELNGVNLTIQVDPDTIRKPEMNEIIMDQYMSEDIKAQFLASNSVHFTADSFDFSSPAMIDTLFTQGTNALAYKFENVFMAKDIDSVKSITVDSHSVTFKAIPSINENGNADIWMEKIPYQDFTKGSHYNEIAGILDENYVIEGILGGQTGEALELYDKLDLITNSNTLGRTMGDLTGEMYSNTTRRMEDVSDIFADSMNVLQSSENNTKENVKINVIAGKGKTKENRDGVLPYDYSSVGVIALREVERTYRHTFGYSLGYLRTDFEFDGTNNEDEANTIQLGLHNKYKADGWGLKTDFLGRVGFNSTDREIEWENTDSSKMNGSYNTYGVSLLNEVSKDFETGKNTKIVPYAGLKLEYGYHTDISENGAPEKISVDQNYYYSIKPKAGVELRTVKHFGGSKDWKAKMNIGVGYEYELGDTNRAEKAALSNISQNKFELGKSGDDKGKFTTNGEIGVEFQDRYGVFLTGKYKTAGDNEEDYQIGLNLKAAF